One Streptomyces sp. B21-105 genomic region harbors:
- a CDS encoding NfeD family protein: MPWFVWLLAAGVLGAAEFFTLTLVFGLLAGAALVAAVVAGVGIGVVGQLVAFGVAAAAGLVLVRPVALRHMAQRPLTREGSDALIGKRAEVMQEVTATHGLIKLSGEEWSARALDENLVIPVGASVDVMEIEGATAIVYPRELLP, translated from the coding sequence ATGCCGTGGTTCGTATGGCTGCTCGCCGCCGGGGTGCTGGGTGCCGCGGAGTTCTTCACCCTGACACTGGTCTTCGGGTTGCTGGCGGGCGCCGCGCTGGTGGCCGCAGTGGTCGCTGGTGTGGGCATCGGCGTTGTCGGCCAGCTCGTTGCCTTCGGGGTAGCAGCGGCAGCGGGTCTCGTCCTCGTCCGTCCTGTCGCGCTGCGGCACATGGCACAGCGACCCCTCACCCGCGAGGGCAGTGATGCGCTGATCGGCAAGCGGGCCGAGGTCATGCAGGAGGTCACCGCCACCCACGGCCTGATCAAACTCTCCGGCGAGGAGTGGTCCGCCCGCGCCCTCGACGAGAATTTGGTGATACCGGTGGGAGCGTCGGTGGATGTCATGGAGATCGAAGGCGCCACGGCCATCGTCTACCCCCGCGAACTCCTTCCGTGA
- a CDS encoding cation:proton antiporter, translating into MHNTTAMLIELGAIILALGLLGRLAGRVGFSPIPLYLLAGLAFGHGGILPLQASEEFTATGAEIGVILLLLLLGLEYSASELVTNLKTQYPSGVVDFVLNAIPGAVAALLLGWGPVAAVALAGVTWISSSGVIAKVLGDLRRLGNRETPVVLGVLVIEDLAMALYLPILTALLAGVSLAGGTVTLLISLGTVGAVLYVALRHGRLISRAVSSDSAEMLLLVVLGLTLLVAGIAQELQVSAAVGAFLVGIALSGEVAEGASNLLTPLRDLFAAVFFVFFGLSTDPADIPPVLVPALLLAIVTALTKIATGWYAARRAGIQGAGRWRAGGTLVARGEFSIVIAGLAVGVEPRIGPLATAYVLILVIVGPLTARYTEPLARRITRRPTAAAPDEAPADAEQAESAHAHA; encoded by the coding sequence GTGCACAACACCACCGCCATGCTCATCGAACTCGGGGCCATCATCCTCGCCCTGGGCCTGCTGGGACGCCTCGCCGGACGCGTGGGCTTCTCACCCATACCCCTCTATCTCCTGGCCGGGCTCGCCTTCGGACACGGCGGCATCCTTCCGCTGCAGGCCAGCGAGGAGTTCACCGCCACGGGCGCCGAGATCGGCGTCATCCTCCTGCTGCTCCTGCTCGGCCTTGAATACAGCGCTTCCGAACTCGTCACCAACCTCAAGACCCAATACCCCTCCGGCGTAGTCGACTTCGTCCTCAACGCCATACCCGGCGCCGTCGCGGCACTGCTCCTGGGATGGGGTCCGGTGGCCGCCGTGGCGCTGGCCGGTGTCACCTGGATCTCCTCCTCCGGCGTCATCGCCAAGGTTCTCGGTGACCTGCGCCGGCTCGGCAACCGCGAAACCCCCGTCGTGCTCGGCGTCCTCGTCATCGAGGACCTCGCGATGGCCCTCTACCTGCCGATCCTCACCGCCCTGCTCGCAGGAGTCAGCCTGGCCGGCGGCACCGTCACCCTGCTGATCTCCCTGGGCACCGTGGGCGCTGTCCTCTACGTCGCACTGCGCCACGGACGGCTGATCAGCCGCGCGGTCTCCTCCGACAGCGCGGAAATGCTCCTGCTGGTCGTGCTCGGCCTGACCCTCCTCGTCGCCGGCATCGCGCAGGAACTCCAGGTCTCCGCGGCCGTCGGCGCCTTCCTCGTCGGCATCGCCCTGTCCGGCGAGGTCGCCGAAGGCGCCAGCAACCTCCTCACACCGCTGCGGGACCTGTTCGCCGCCGTCTTCTTCGTCTTCTTCGGCCTGTCCACCGACCCCGCCGACATCCCGCCCGTCCTCGTACCCGCCCTCCTCCTCGCCATCGTCACCGCCCTCACGAAGATCGCCACCGGCTGGTACGCCGCACGCCGCGCCGGAATCCAGGGCGCGGGCCGCTGGCGAGCCGGCGGCACCCTGGTCGCTCGCGGCGAGTTCTCCATCGTCATCGCCGGACTCGCCGTCGGCGTCGAGCCCCGCATCGGCCCCCTGGCCACCGCCTACGTCCTGATCCTCGTCATCGTCGGCCCGCTCACCGCCCGCTACACCGAGCCGCTGGCCCGACGCATCACCCGTCGGCCCACCGCGGCGGCACCGGACGAGGCACCTGCTGACGCCGAGCAGGCCGAGTCCGCACACGCCCACGCTTGA
- a CDS encoding potassium/proton antiporter has product MTLSELYLTLLIGGAVLLASIAAARAAHRIGLPSLLLFLAVGVIAGEDGLGLEFDDAQLAQALGTAALAVILVEGGLTTQWSDVRRLLAPAGVLATAGVAVSVVVTAAGAHWLLGMDWHLALLLGAIVSSTDAAAVFAVLRALPLPQKVTGLLEAESGFNDAPTIILVLVFSTATTDLPGPAPLLGNLLYQLAVGGMLGVLIGRLGAAALRHIALPATGLYPLATVGFGIVAFAAAGAVNASGIIAAYLSGLVLGNAKLPHRAATRSFAEGAGWLAQIGLFVMLGLLVDPSELPSAILPALVVGLVLLLAARPVSVLVCLLPFRIPWREQAFISWAGLRGAVPIVLATFPIVAGVTGARDVLNIVFVLVVLFTLVQGPTLPAVARRLGLTRAGALRDVQVETAPLDVLDADLLTVTIPPGSRLHGVAVFELRLPHPTVVTLIIRDGTTLVPDRDTVLRAGDELLLITTPGTREATERRLRAIGRRGKLARWLGEHGAPEPETATPAGTE; this is encoded by the coding sequence ATGACTTTGTCCGAGCTGTACTTGACGCTGCTGATCGGCGGCGCCGTACTGCTGGCCAGCATCGCCGCCGCCCGCGCCGCCCACCGCATCGGCCTGCCCAGCCTGCTGCTGTTCCTCGCGGTCGGCGTCATCGCCGGCGAGGACGGGCTCGGCCTGGAGTTCGACGACGCCCAGCTGGCACAGGCGCTGGGCACCGCCGCCCTGGCCGTCATCCTCGTCGAAGGCGGCCTGACCACCCAGTGGAGCGACGTCCGGCGTCTCCTGGCCCCGGCCGGGGTGCTCGCCACGGCAGGCGTGGCCGTCTCCGTCGTGGTGACCGCCGCCGGCGCGCACTGGCTGCTGGGCATGGACTGGCACCTGGCGCTGCTGCTGGGGGCGATCGTCTCCTCCACCGACGCCGCCGCCGTCTTCGCCGTCCTGCGCGCGCTGCCGCTGCCGCAGAAGGTGACCGGGCTGCTGGAGGCCGAGTCCGGCTTCAACGACGCCCCGACCATCATCCTGGTCCTGGTCTTCTCCACCGCCACCACCGACCTGCCCGGCCCCGCTCCCCTCCTGGGCAACCTGCTCTATCAGCTCGCGGTCGGCGGCATGCTCGGTGTGCTGATCGGCCGCCTGGGCGCCGCGGCGCTGCGGCACATCGCGCTGCCCGCCACCGGCCTGTACCCGCTGGCCACGGTCGGTTTCGGCATTGTCGCCTTCGCCGCCGCGGGAGCGGTGAACGCCAGCGGCATCATCGCCGCCTATCTGTCCGGCCTGGTGCTGGGCAACGCCAAGCTGCCCCACCGCGCCGCCACCCGTTCATTCGCCGAGGGTGCGGGCTGGCTGGCGCAGATCGGCCTCTTCGTCATGCTCGGCCTGCTCGTCGACCCCAGCGAACTGCCCTCCGCGATCCTCCCGGCCCTCGTCGTCGGCCTGGTCCTGCTGCTGGCCGCCCGCCCCGTCTCCGTTCTGGTCTGCCTGCTGCCGTTCCGCATCCCCTGGCGCGAGCAGGCGTTCATCTCCTGGGCCGGCCTGCGCGGCGCGGTCCCCATCGTGCTCGCCACCTTCCCCATCGTCGCCGGGGTGACCGGAGCCCGCGACGTACTCAACATCGTGTTCGTCCTCGTGGTCCTGTTCACCCTCGTCCAGGGCCCCACCTTGCCCGCCGTCGCCCGGCGCCTGGGTCTGACCCGCGCCGGAGCGCTGCGCGATGTCCAGGTCGAGACCGCCCCCCTCGACGTCCTGGACGCCGACCTGCTCACCGTCACCATCCCACCGGGCTCCCGGCTGCACGGCGTCGCCGTATTCGAACTGCGGCTGCCGCACCCAACCGTCGTCACCCTGATCATCCGCGACGGCACCACCCTCGTCCCCGACCGCGACACCGTGCTGCGTGCCGGCGACGAACTCCTGCTCATCACCACCCCCGGCACCAGGGAGGCCACGGAACGCCGGCTGCGGGCCATCGGCCGACGCGGCAAACTCGCCCGCTGGCTCGGCGAACACGGCGCCCCCGAGCCGGAGACCGCCACACCGGCCGGCACCGAGTAA
- a CDS encoding DUF3040 domain-containing protein yields MPGPDDRRLSEIEALLDHEDPRFARALGAGRPCRPREYRPARAWLLLAAAMAVLGTGIALAHGLLIAAGLVLAGMAGNCWTPSGTRADTASLRPGPDLGDRQAVADGTRTRR; encoded by the coding sequence ATGCCCGGACCCGATGACAGGCGGCTCAGTGAGATCGAGGCCCTCCTCGACCACGAGGATCCCCGGTTCGCCCGCGCTCTCGGGGCCGGCCGCCCCTGCCGGCCGCGTGAGTACCGGCCCGCCCGGGCCTGGCTGCTCCTCGCTGCCGCCATGGCCGTGCTGGGAACCGGCATCGCCCTGGCGCACGGGCTGCTCATCGCCGCCGGCCTGGTCCTGGCCGGTATGGCCGGGAACTGTTGGACCCCGAGCGGGACGCGCGCAGACACCGCATCCCTCCGCCCCGGTCCTGACCTCGGCGATCGGCAGGCGGTTGCGGATGGCACGAGGACCCGTCGATGA
- a CDS encoding sensor histidine kinase — translation MPLFWRIFLLNAVVLVAATALLLGPVTVSTPVLLTEAAILTVGLAAMLIANALLLRIGLAPLQRLARAMTTTDLLRPGARPAVGGHGEVAELITTFNTMLDRLEAERATSAARALTAQEAERHRIAQELHDEIGQTLTAVLLDLKRVAGQAPDPVREQLHQVQETTRASLDEIRRIARRLRPGVLEELGLTSALKSLAAEFTRPSLSVRHHIAPDLPPLGENAELVLYRVAQESLTNTARHADATRVGLTLERTPDAVELRVRDNGRGIDGAAEGAGIRGMRERALLIGADLTLGPAPESGTEVRLTIPTPHRSQ, via the coding sequence GTGCCCTTGTTCTGGAGGATCTTCCTGCTCAACGCCGTGGTACTGGTCGCCGCCACCGCGCTGCTGCTGGGCCCGGTCACCGTGTCGACCCCCGTCCTGCTCACCGAGGCCGCGATCCTCACCGTCGGACTGGCCGCGATGCTGATCGCCAACGCGCTCCTGCTGCGCATCGGCCTGGCCCCGCTGCAACGCCTCGCCCGCGCCATGACCACCACCGACCTGCTACGCCCCGGCGCCCGCCCGGCCGTCGGCGGTCACGGCGAGGTCGCCGAACTGATCACCACGTTCAACACCATGCTCGACCGGCTGGAAGCCGAACGCGCCACCAGCGCCGCCCGCGCCCTGACCGCGCAGGAGGCCGAACGCCACCGCATCGCCCAGGAACTCCACGACGAGATCGGCCAGACCCTCACGGCCGTCCTGCTCGACCTCAAGCGCGTCGCCGGCCAGGCACCCGACCCGGTACGCGAGCAACTGCACCAGGTCCAGGAGACCACCCGCGCCAGCCTCGACGAGATCCGCCGCATCGCCCGCCGCCTGCGCCCCGGCGTACTCGAAGAACTCGGCCTGACCAGCGCGCTGAAATCCCTCGCCGCCGAGTTCACCCGCCCCTCCCTGTCCGTACGCCACCACATCGCCCCCGACCTGCCGCCTCTGGGCGAGAACGCCGAGCTCGTCCTCTACCGCGTCGCCCAGGAAAGCCTGACCAACACCGCCCGCCACGCCGACGCCACACGCGTCGGCCTCACCCTGGAGCGGACACCGGACGCCGTGGAACTGCGCGTACGCGACAACGGCCGAGGCATCGACGGCGCCGCCGAAGGCGCCGGCATCCGCGGCATGCGCGAACGCGCCCTGCTCATCGGCGCCGACCTCACCCTCGGCCCCGCACCCGAGAGCGGCACCGAAGTACGCCTGACCATCCCCACCCCCCACCGGAGTCAGTGA
- a CDS encoding response regulator transcription factor produces the protein MTEATPTRILLADDHHLVRRGVRLILDSEPDLTVVAEAGDGAEAIQAARTHQPDLAILDIAMPRLTGLQAARELSRTQPELRILILTMYDNEQYFFEALAAGASGYVLKSVADRDLVEACRATMRGEPFLYPGAVNALIRNYLDRVHEGQSPPARAITDREEEILKLVAEGHTSQEIADILVISVKTVERHRANLLQKLGLKDRLELTRYAIRVGLIEP, from the coding sequence ATGACCGAGGCGACGCCCACCCGCATCCTGCTCGCCGACGACCACCACCTGGTCCGCCGCGGAGTCCGCCTCATCCTCGACAGCGAACCCGACCTCACCGTGGTGGCCGAAGCAGGCGACGGAGCCGAAGCCATCCAGGCCGCCCGCACCCACCAGCCGGACCTGGCCATCCTCGACATCGCCATGCCCCGCCTGACCGGCCTGCAGGCCGCCCGCGAACTCTCCCGCACCCAGCCCGAGCTGCGCATCCTCATCCTGACGATGTACGACAACGAGCAGTACTTCTTCGAAGCCCTGGCCGCCGGAGCCTCCGGCTACGTCCTCAAGTCCGTCGCCGACCGCGACCTCGTCGAAGCCTGCCGCGCCACCATGCGCGGCGAACCCTTCCTCTACCCCGGCGCCGTCAACGCCCTCATCCGCAACTACCTCGACCGCGTCCACGAAGGCCAGTCCCCGCCCGCCAGGGCCATCACCGACCGCGAGGAGGAGATCCTCAAACTCGTCGCCGAAGGCCACACCTCACAGGAGATCGCCGACATCCTCGTCATCAGCGTCAAGACCGTCGAACGCCACCGAGCGAACCTGCTGCAGAAACTCGGCCTCAAAGACCGCCTCGAACTCACCCGCTATGCCATCCGCGTCGGCCTGATCGAGCCCTGA
- a CDS encoding integrase has translation MTTALTLEADPYILPLPGPESLVVLDRWISAGNTHPNSRYSDDVWSMGPLIDNPGDSIHKINLRRCPATLRSEFRRLIWVLINGELRPTYVQERGFQNRSRDGVLNMRDNVLQWMKFARWLDRQGVSQASDCTVEHWKAYAAKIASSGCTRVHAQTVLNWLSDLWAFDQLSASPCGATQPPWESEGIDDYLPAETGEAGGENKTEPLDPAVIGPLLTWSIRMVEDFSDDILAAWAERRRMHARVTATPSTRGGLAAVKNYLQPLVDSGALLPATVSRKHGITLAHHYVAAVTGASWNQVHDFATRRGLRALAARQPGPSPMQVPVTGRIEGRPWREFMDYEETPILVRHLATAAAIVILYLSGMRPQEARSLRSGCCPDPQPNPDGSMPRHLIRAHHYKNVRDSDGHHISAGEERAVPWVAISPVVNAIRVLERIVPKGELLFSSAHHDVVSQRNHHGALKRGTLDRRVENLVSWINQEATAQGLDAQMVPEDPHGNLGLSRLRRTLAWHIARRPGGLVALAIQYGHMRTALDARTSTGYGNRARRGFHGELDVETALAAAQTAARLRDAAAAGEKISGPAARRALIGATSLPSFEGALTTPKAAAKFLARDGLALFDNPDSFLICAFKRDTALCDPDPGATAPNQFACQLGCGNAIRTDSHAQAAREHAERLDAKAALVPQPLGDRFRRTADRFRALADAHDSAAQSAEEAIA, from the coding sequence GTGACGACAGCTCTGACCCTCGAGGCCGATCCCTACATCCTTCCCCTGCCGGGGCCGGAGAGCCTGGTGGTCCTGGACCGGTGGATCAGCGCCGGTAACACCCACCCCAACTCCCGGTACAGCGACGACGTCTGGTCGATGGGACCGCTGATCGATAACCCCGGGGACAGCATCCACAAAATCAATTTGAGGAGGTGCCCCGCCACCCTACGGAGCGAGTTCCGGCGCCTCATCTGGGTCCTGATCAACGGCGAACTGCGACCCACCTACGTACAGGAACGGGGCTTTCAGAACCGGTCACGCGACGGCGTTCTCAACATGCGCGACAACGTCCTGCAGTGGATGAAGTTCGCGCGCTGGCTCGACCGGCAAGGCGTGTCCCAGGCCAGTGACTGCACCGTGGAGCACTGGAAGGCGTACGCCGCCAAGATCGCCAGCAGCGGCTGCACGCGCGTTCATGCCCAGACGGTTCTTAACTGGCTCTCGGACCTGTGGGCCTTCGACCAGCTGTCGGCCAGCCCCTGCGGCGCTACGCAGCCACCCTGGGAGAGCGAGGGCATCGACGACTACCTGCCGGCCGAGACGGGAGAGGCGGGCGGGGAGAACAAGACCGAGCCGCTGGATCCGGCTGTGATCGGTCCCTTGCTGACCTGGTCGATCCGCATGGTCGAGGACTTCTCCGACGACATCCTGGCCGCCTGGGCCGAGCGCCGCCGCATGCACGCCCGGGTGACGGCCACCCCGAGCACCCGAGGGGGTCTGGCGGCCGTCAAGAACTACCTGCAGCCGCTGGTCGATTCCGGGGCTCTCCTGCCCGCCACCGTGAGCCGAAAGCACGGCATCACCCTGGCCCATCACTACGTTGCGGCGGTCACGGGAGCCAGCTGGAACCAGGTCCACGACTTCGCTACTCGGCGCGGGCTCCGTGCGCTCGCCGCCCGGCAGCCCGGCCCCAGCCCGATGCAGGTGCCGGTGACGGGCCGGATCGAGGGGCGGCCCTGGCGCGAGTTCATGGACTACGAGGAGACGCCGATTCTGGTACGTCACCTGGCCACCGCCGCCGCCATCGTGATCTTGTACTTGAGCGGGATGCGCCCCCAGGAGGCGCGGTCGCTTCGGTCCGGCTGCTGCCCGGATCCGCAACCGAACCCCGACGGCTCCATGCCACGGCATCTGATCCGAGCCCATCACTACAAGAACGTCCGCGACTCTGACGGCCACCACATCTCCGCTGGTGAGGAGCGCGCCGTCCCCTGGGTCGCGATCAGCCCCGTCGTGAACGCCATCCGGGTTCTTGAGCGCATCGTCCCCAAGGGCGAGCTGTTGTTCAGCTCCGCCCACCACGATGTCGTCTCCCAGCGCAACCACCACGGTGCGCTGAAGCGGGGCACCCTGGACCGCCGTGTCGAGAACCTCGTGTCGTGGATCAACCAGGAGGCCACCGCCCAGGGCCTGGACGCCCAGATGGTTCCGGAGGACCCGCACGGCAACCTTGGACTGAGTCGCCTGCGCAGAACTTTGGCTTGGCACATCGCCCGCCGCCCAGGCGGTCTTGTCGCTCTTGCCATCCAGTACGGACACATGCGCACAGCCCTGGACGCCCGCACCTCCACCGGCTACGGCAATCGCGCTCGCCGGGGGTTCCACGGGGAGCTCGACGTCGAGACCGCTCTCGCCGCGGCGCAGACCGCAGCACGGCTGCGCGACGCTGCTGCGGCCGGCGAGAAGATCTCCGGTCCCGCCGCTCGACGGGCTCTCATCGGAGCAACCTCGCTCCCCAGCTTCGAAGGCGCCTTGACCACCCCGAAGGCCGCCGCCAAGTTCCTCGCGCGCGACGGCCTCGCGCTGTTCGACAACCCGGACTCGTTCCTTATCTGCGCCTTCAAGCGCGACACGGCCCTGTGCGATCCGGATCCCGGGGCGACGGCGCCCAATCAGTTCGCCTGCCAGCTCGGCTGCGGCAACGCGATCCGCACCGACAGTCACGCGCAGGCGGCACGAGAGCACGCTGAACGTCTCGACGCGAAGGCAGCCCTCGTGCCTCAGCCTCTGGGCGACCGGTTTCGCCGAACAGCCGACCGCTTCCGCGCTCTTGCCGACGCCCACGACTCCGCCGCTCAGTCCGCCGAGGAGGCCATCGCATGA
- a CDS encoding integrase, protein MDEWWLVFVPDPERWGPLPEEGVLGVRDLPTALDAVGLRPGDPVFVRPDFVVDAELLQFALWPDFRDLERESRRNYATDIRLLLSWLWRRGVHWRAATDTDLRAYKEFRVDSPLNPQRVGGAKWNREAAALTQLYKWAKVSPLPLDVGRRADREASARSSRVSWLTPRTWGLWQDLGLRGLGRDGSPLPGWDGRTELRNTSFVGLALSSGLRRQEAGAMLTFEVPTRRLRSGRYCHGQVASTLSRSKRDRTYYTSVESVRQLGAYSESERTWAIQRAQQEGRYEKLSLMRLVTNVTHGRAPVVHWVDRAGVAGRRELSLLDWRERQWLFVEGPLGPEPAWLWLTEQGMPMLPDRWNTVFWQANQRCEEALLTPEEREIPRPLRSAAVRGKAPYASPHAARHSMALYMLIVLNELMDKKYGLTVADRRDFAQLYGDPWWLVKTLLGHRDVETTKEHYLNPVMHMQLESILAFDTEDEHGETDRTKDLNGLFAQLARETSGIQDIELLVDALPIAAAS, encoded by the coding sequence ATGGACGAGTGGTGGCTGGTGTTCGTGCCGGATCCGGAGCGGTGGGGGCCGCTGCCGGAGGAGGGGGTGCTGGGGGTCCGCGACCTGCCAACCGCCTTGGACGCGGTGGGGCTTCGGCCGGGCGATCCGGTCTTTGTACGGCCTGATTTCGTCGTGGACGCAGAATTGTTGCAGTTCGCTCTCTGGCCCGATTTTCGCGACCTGGAGAGAGAATCGCGTCGGAATTATGCGACGGATATTCGTCTGCTGTTGTCGTGGCTTTGGCGGCGGGGCGTTCACTGGCGGGCGGCGACCGACACGGACTTGCGGGCGTACAAGGAATTCCGCGTCGATTCGCCGTTGAATCCGCAGCGAGTCGGCGGGGCGAAGTGGAACCGGGAGGCAGCTGCGCTGACCCAGCTCTACAAATGGGCCAAGGTGAGTCCTCTCCCGTTGGACGTGGGGCGTCGCGCGGACCGGGAGGCAAGCGCGCGTAGCTCTCGGGTGTCGTGGCTGACGCCGCGGACCTGGGGTCTGTGGCAGGACCTGGGGCTGCGAGGACTTGGCCGCGACGGGTCACCGTTGCCCGGCTGGGACGGACGAACCGAACTGCGGAACACCTCGTTCGTGGGGCTGGCGCTCAGCTCGGGCCTGCGGCGGCAGGAAGCCGGGGCGATGCTGACGTTCGAGGTGCCGACCCGGCGCCTGCGGTCTGGACGTTACTGCCATGGCCAGGTGGCCAGCACGCTGTCGCGGTCGAAGCGTGACCGCACGTACTACACCTCGGTCGAGTCGGTGCGCCAGCTCGGTGCCTACAGCGAGTCCGAGCGGACGTGGGCTATCCAGCGTGCCCAGCAGGAGGGCCGTTACGAGAAGCTGTCGCTGATGCGGCTGGTCACGAACGTGACGCACGGCCGGGCTCCGGTCGTGCACTGGGTGGACCGGGCCGGGGTGGCAGGCCGGCGGGAGTTGAGCCTGCTGGACTGGCGCGAGCGGCAGTGGCTGTTCGTGGAGGGGCCACTCGGTCCGGAGCCGGCGTGGCTGTGGTTGACCGAGCAGGGCATGCCGATGTTGCCAGACCGATGGAACACGGTGTTCTGGCAGGCCAATCAGCGGTGCGAGGAAGCTCTGTTGACGCCGGAGGAGCGAGAGATCCCGCGCCCTCTGAGGTCGGCTGCGGTACGGGGGAAGGCCCCGTACGCGAGCCCGCATGCCGCGCGCCACTCCATGGCGCTCTACATGCTGATCGTGCTGAACGAGCTCATGGACAAGAAGTACGGGCTGACCGTGGCGGACCGACGTGACTTCGCTCAGCTCTACGGCGACCCGTGGTGGCTGGTGAAGACCTTGTTGGGGCACCGGGACGTCGAAACGACGAAGGAGCATTACCTCAACCCGGTCATGCACATGCAGCTGGAGTCGATCCTCGCCTTCGACACCGAGGACGAGCACGGTGAGACGGACCGGACGAAGGATCTGAACGGCCTGTTCGCCCAGCTGGCCCGGGAAACCTCCGGGATCCAGGACATTGAGCTGCTGGTCGACGCCCTGCCCATCGCGGCGGCATCGTGA
- a CDS encoding SpaA isopeptide-forming pilin-related protein, whose amino-acid sequence MHARFVRSVAVAVAVTGTLTWAPAASAQPSEPTPSASAKTPAPEAGSVEITTKDPAGDALPGATFLLLDSAGQEAGRGKTDAQGKLTFSDLAPGVYRLKEISSGSSLHDTADDQDVIVTPGNATRLTVVDPFKAASVLLKGKDDKTGKLLPESTVNIGSGDKTILTLTTGADGTASGKLPINSRTGTDFWVKQVKAPAGYNIYKPSKAFKAKPGDPVTVTVTNAKTATTPPPAEKPTDKPTEKPSDKPSPDKPGKDEDTPAPSASGTPTSNETASAAPSGSLAHTGADATPWLIGGAGVLIVAGGGALFAARRRRTDNSTDDGSSAS is encoded by the coding sequence GTGCACGCACGCTTCGTTCGATCCGTCGCCGTCGCCGTCGCGGTGACCGGCACCCTCACCTGGGCGCCGGCCGCGAGCGCCCAACCCTCCGAACCGACCCCCTCGGCCTCCGCCAAGACACCAGCCCCGGAAGCGGGAAGCGTCGAGATCACCACCAAGGACCCGGCCGGGGACGCGCTCCCCGGCGCCACCTTCCTCCTGCTCGACTCCGCCGGCCAAGAAGCCGGACGCGGCAAGACCGACGCACAGGGGAAACTGACCTTCTCCGACCTCGCGCCGGGCGTCTACCGCCTCAAAGAAATCTCCAGCGGCAGCAGCCTTCACGACACCGCCGATGACCAGGACGTCATCGTCACCCCGGGCAACGCCACCCGGCTCACGGTCGTCGACCCGTTCAAGGCCGCCTCGGTCCTGCTGAAGGGCAAGGACGACAAGACCGGCAAGCTGCTGCCCGAATCCACGGTCAACATCGGCAGCGGCGACAAAACCATACTGACGCTGACCACCGGCGCCGACGGAACGGCCAGCGGCAAGCTGCCCATCAACTCCCGTACCGGCACGGACTTCTGGGTCAAGCAGGTCAAGGCACCTGCCGGCTACAACATCTACAAGCCCTCGAAGGCGTTCAAGGCCAAGCCGGGCGATCCCGTGACCGTGACCGTCACCAACGCCAAGACCGCCACCACCCCGCCGCCCGCGGAGAAGCCGACAGACAAGCCCACCGAGAAGCCAAGCGACAAGCCCTCCCCGGACAAGCCCGGCAAGGACGAGGACACTCCGGCGCCGTCTGCCTCGGGTACTCCGACCTCCAACGAGACCGCCTCGGCCGCTCCCTCCGGCTCGCTCGCGCACACCGGCGCCGATGCCACACCGTGGCTGATCGGCGGCGCCGGAGTCCTGATCGTCGCTGGCGGAGGCGCTCTCTTCGCGGCCCGTCGCCGACGCACGGACAACTCCACCGACGACGGCTCCTCCGCGAGCTGA
- a CDS encoding DUF317 domain-containing protein, whose translation MSHPFENLDPAQTVQVLPRHLAGPGAVDPRTAWAFPYDEGWPFAQTDDGTAAAFSPCLRLQTTYDPQPDQRGKGTWTVSAHRAPFTPPAWRITFDAATPVELLHDVHTELLDLYLEDRHSDHDRLFRDETAPHEVYVPLLTRGWSHDVKTDGTQTFLTPEGLGGLRHRYAISGSSGPAWRAWGGHPSEPHWTARFSFGTPTTLVAAFTASLISTEPLHRTVQDVPVHTRSALYIATTAPKQPHGSTPIAPPPPAPVAGRTR comes from the coding sequence ATGAGCCACCCCTTTGAAAACCTCGACCCCGCCCAGACCGTGCAGGTCCTTCCCCGCCACCTCGCCGGGCCCGGCGCCGTCGACCCGCGTACCGCATGGGCCTTCCCCTACGACGAGGGCTGGCCGTTCGCCCAGACCGACGACGGCACGGCCGCCGCGTTCAGCCCGTGCCTGCGACTGCAGACGACCTACGACCCCCAGCCCGACCAGCGCGGCAAGGGCACGTGGACCGTCAGTGCGCACCGGGCCCCGTTCACCCCACCGGCCTGGCGGATCACCTTCGACGCCGCCACCCCTGTCGAGCTGCTGCACGACGTCCACACCGAACTGCTCGACCTCTACCTCGAAGACCGGCACAGCGACCACGATCGGCTGTTCCGGGACGAGACGGCACCGCACGAGGTGTACGTGCCGCTGCTCACCCGAGGGTGGAGCCACGACGTCAAGACCGACGGCACACAGACGTTCCTCACCCCGGAGGGACTCGGCGGCCTACGCCACCGCTACGCCATCAGCGGCTCCAGCGGGCCGGCCTGGCGGGCCTGGGGTGGGCACCCCAGCGAGCCGCACTGGACGGCGCGCTTCTCGTTCGGCACGCCCACCACGCTCGTCGCGGCCTTCACTGCCTCGCTGATCTCCACCGAGCCACTGCACCGCACCGTCCAGGACGTTCCCGTCCACACCCGCAGCGCCCTCTACATCGCCACCACGGCACCGAAGCAGCCTCACGGCAGCACACCTATCGCCCCGCCACCTCCCGCCCCGGTTGCCGGCCGAACCCGCTGA